The genomic segment TTCGGGCTGCGCCTGGCGCCGAACGATACTTTTATCATGTGCCTGGAGCTGGGATTTCCGGTGGACGGGGAGCTGGACGGCCCGGGCGTTAAGGTCTATATGGATCTGGACTGGCTCTTCTAGTCGCGGAAAAATAGGGTCAGGGATGAAGAGACAACCTGCACTTAACCGCCGGGCCGTTTTTGCCTGGTGCATGTACGACTTCGGCAACTCGGCCTTCACCACCCTGGTAGTGACCTTCATCTACGCCACCTATTTCACCAAGGCCATCGCGCCCGATGAGATAACCGGGACGGCCTTGTGGTCGTGGGGCGTAACCATCACAGCCCTCACGGTGGCCTTCCTTTCGCCCCTGTTGGGGGCGCTGGCGGATCGGGGAGGATATCGCAAATTATTCCTCTTGCTGGCCACGGCTATCTGTGTGGCAGGCTCGATCATGCTCTTCAAGCCCCTACCGGGTGAGATTACCATTACCTTGGTGTGGTTCGTCCTGGCCAACATTGCTTTCGAAATGGGAGGGGTGTTCTATAATGCTTTCCTGCCGGACATTGCCCCTCAAGATCACATTGGGCGCGTATCGGGATACGGCTGGTCGCTGGGCTACATCGGTGGGCTGTTGGCCATGTTTATTGCCATGATCGGGTTTGTCAATCCTGAGGTGCCGTGGTTCGGTTTCGCCAAGGAAGCGGGGGAAAATATCCGGGCCACAAACCTACTGGTGGCCGGCTGGTTTGCCTTTTTCAGTATACCTATCTTCCTGTGGGTCAAGGAAGATAAGTCCCGTATAAGTCCTCCTGAGGAAAGTATTTATGAAGCAGCCTGGAAGCAGCTGATGGAGACCTTCCGTCACATCCGGAAGTACCGGCAGGTAGTTCGCTTCTTCATCGCACGCATGATCTATAATGACAGTCTGGTGACGATTTTTGCCTTTGGCGCCATTTATGCTGCTGGCACTTTTGACTTCACCATTGAAGAAATTATGATTTTCGGTGTGGCACTGAATGTGGCTGCAGGAATAGGCGCCTTCATAATGGGTTTCATGGATGATATCCTGGGCGGGAAACGAACCATTCAGGTTAGTTTGATCGGGCTGATCCTGGCGACGGTGGTCGCGGCTTTAACCGCCAGCCGGCTCGTCTTCTGGATCGCCGGAATCGTCATCGGGCTCCTCGTAGGCCCCAACCAAGCCGCCAGCCGTTCCCTGATGGGACGGTTCTCACCGCCTGATAAAAAGAACGAGTTTTTCGGCTTCTTCGCCTTTTCGGGGAAGGCTACCGCCTTTATCGGGCCATTCCTGTTTGGGCGGTTTACCGCTCTCTTCGACTCGCAGAGAGCCGGTGTCTGGATTGTGGCCCTGCTTTTTATTATTGGGGCTCTGCTCCTGCTCACAGTCAATGAGCGCGAAGGCATGCAGGCCGCGAGACGCAGAGAGTAATCCTCGATATAATCCACCCGCTTTTTTCCATCGCGATAATATTAAGCTTACCGTGTCTAATCGTTGAGGGGTACAGCATAATGTATAATCCTTTATTTAATATACTATAAATGGTATAGATTTTGGTATCTGCCTGCTCTAATGAATTACTTTAAGTCAATCCCATAAATCCCTTCATCTCTAAGCCAAAAAGCATTGACATGCCTGACGTTTTGATATATATTTACAATAAACGGTATATATTTATAGGGCAGGTTTTGAGAGGCATGAAATACTTCGGACCGATTTTACTAATTGTTCTTGTCTTTGCCATCATGGTGGGTGGGACTTATAGTCGCCAGGAGTTGGTGCAAACCTCTATTCAGCTTATCCCAACTGCAACAGCACAGCCCGAGTTGGTTGAATCTACATTGGCTAAATATAATGGCATTCACTCGGTCCGTTTATCAAAAGCCGATAACCATCTGGAAATCACCTACAACAAGGCCCGGCTCTCTATCGAGGATTTGAGCCACATTTTGATTTCTCTGGGCTATCGGCCGCTCCCGGTTGAGCCTGCCAAGGCCAGTGCCGCCATGTGACCATTTCATCTTTGACAGCCTTACGTGGAAGCGCTTGGGTCGAACGGCTCAAGCGTTTGTTTTTTTAATTTTTTTATAAAGTTGAAGTACTGGTGAGCGGAATGAATTATTTCTCCACTCCGTTTATTCCCCTTGGAGGGAGGGATCTTACAGGCCCGTAAAAGTGGGGTAAAACGGGGTGATATAAAAAGTGGGGCTTACCATACCTCGCTATTCAGAGACAATATGAAACCCCTGCGCCGGTCAAGGCCTGAGCGCCTATCACCACCGGACCGTTTCTCGACAGCAACTCGTACCAATCCTAATCGCTCCATAGCTTTGGGAATCATCCCTATACGCCGTTCTTTACCAGTCCGGCGATTTGGTGTTTTACGCCGGTTTTCACTCGCATTTTTTTCAGCCATTTATATTTCCTTTATCGGATGTGAAAAGTACAACTTGTGGAAAGTAATAATTTATCAAGGATATCATATTATTATCATATATTTTTATTTGTGAGGTATGCTAAATATTATCCAAAAAGCTTTAGTTCCGTCTATCAGCACCAGAACGCCGGTCATTGCCGGATCGCCGGTCAGATCTGTTTCTGCGCTCATTTTCCACTGGAATGGAATTTCGACGACGATCTGAACTGCTACGTCGACCATTCGAGTCGCGTCGGTTATTACTACTACGCATCGCTCACCTATCCTCGTATTTGATTAGAGACTATATCGAATATAACAAGGCTGAACACCAATGAATCTGAAAATGAAGGCTACAGTAAAGTCTTAAGATGGACTGTTGGCACTGGTTTGGCGTCGATTCTTGCCAGAGCGCTGATCTTTACCTGAACGCCTGTCGGCACCTGATCGCTTTTCAACGATTACCTCGCCCGCTCCCATCTTGTTTGCAGTGCTGCGGAGGCGGCCTTTTACTTTACGGCGATCGATGCCACTTCGTCGTTCACCATGACG from the Candidatus Neomarinimicrobiota bacterium genome contains:
- a CDS encoding MFS transporter, giving the protein MKRQPALNRRAVFAWCMYDFGNSAFTTLVVTFIYATYFTKAIAPDEITGTALWSWGVTITALTVAFLSPLLGALADRGGYRKLFLLLATAICVAGSIMLFKPLPGEITITLVWFVLANIAFEMGGVFYNAFLPDIAPQDHIGRVSGYGWSLGYIGGLLAMFIAMIGFVNPEVPWFGFAKEAGENIRATNLLVAGWFAFFSIPIFLWVKEDKSRISPPEESIYEAAWKQLMETFRHIRKYRQVVRFFIARMIYNDSLVTIFAFGAIYAAGTFDFTIEEIMIFGVALNVAAGIGAFIMGFMDDILGGKRTIQVSLIGLILATVVAALTASRLVFWIAGIVIGLLVGPNQAASRSLMGRFSPPDKKNEFFGFFAFSGKATAFIGPFLFGRFTALFDSQRAGVWIVALLFIIGALLLLTVNEREGMQAARRRE